The Methylomonas sp. UP202 DNA window TGTTAAGCAGAAAATACGCCAACTATTTTTTGAAAATAATTTCAATACTTTAATATCCAAACCACATCGCCTTACCTGACACTGTAAAAACCGCCGACACTTTACGGCAACACTTGTGGTATCGTCGGCGCCCACTATCAACCAACGACCTTTCCCGCCACCGTACAGCCGCATGAGCCAATCCGCCAGTCTTCCGCTATTGTGGACCGAGGCCTTCGCGCTTGAACTTCAGACCTTTTTCACCAATCGCTTGAAATGTCCGGAGGCGGCGGCCGATCTGACGCACGAAACCTATTTGCGCCTGCACCAGAGCATGACTCGGGCACCGGCGGACAATGCCAGGGCGCTGGCATTTAGAATAGCCGTGAATCTGGCAATCGACTACCAGCGCCGGTTGAATGTTCGAAATCAGCATCTCGCCGACTCCGACAGCGATACCTATGCCGATACCGTAGCCGACCCGGCTGGTAACGAGCCTTCGAAGATCTTGATTTCGAGAGAACGTTACGCCGCGCTACAAGCCGCGCTGGCGGAGCTACCCGCCGATTGCCGCACCGCCTTTCTGTTAAACCGGGTCGAGGACTTAAGTTACCTGGAAATTGCTCAGCGGATGGGCATTTCGCGCAGCAAGGTCGGCCGCCTGCTGGAACAAGCCCTAGCCCACTGCACGCGGAAACTGGAACCATGACCACCGTACCGCAAGCCGCGCCTGGCCCCGATTCCGACGGTTTAACCGCCGCCAAGCAACAAGCCGTCCATTGGCTGATCCGCTTGAATGCCGGCGATTTGAGCGAGCAGGAAACACAGGCTTTCGCCGATTGGTTATCTCAGGATTACCGACACTCGGAAGCGCTCGCCGCCGTCGAACAAGTCTTTCAAGATATGACGACGGTAGCCACGCTGGAAACTCGCGCCGCACCGGCACTATCGATCCCCCGTGACGCCCCCGGCGCCGAGCTCGTCGCGTTTGGCCGGCACCGGCTCGGCGGCTGGTCAAACACCATATTTGCGGAAAAACGTTTGGCGATCGCGGCGGCCCTACTGCTGGCGGTATCGGCTGTCTCACCGCTAGGCAGCCGTTGGCTGGACAGCTGTCGTAGCGACTATCGCACCGCGACCGGCGAACAGCGCGAGATCGAACTGGTCGACGGCAGTCGACTGCTGATGAACACAGACACCGCTGTTTCGGTCGACGCCGACGCCACGGTCAGACGACTCAAACTGTATCGCGGTCAAGCCCGTTTCTGGGTTGCCGCCGATCGAAACCGGCCCTTCGAAGTGCAAGCCGGCGATCTTACCGTCCGCGCCTTAGGCACTATCTTCGAGGTCTACGTCAGCCAAAGCGGCGAGACGCGCATCCTCGTACAGGAACACGCGGTGGCGGTGAGCGCTGGTGCCAGCGACCGCCGCGAAGTGGGCGAAGGCCAACAACTCGACTATCGGCCCGGCCAAGCGCTGGCCGCCGCGGAACCGGCCGATCTCGATCAAGCCACGGCCTGGCAGCAGGGGCAACTAACCATCAACGACCGGCCTTTAGCCGAGCTGATTGCGGATTTGGAACGCTACCGCTCCGGGCGCATTCTGCTCGCCGGTGCCGACTTAGCAAAATTGCGCGTAACCGGCGTATTTCCGTTAAGCGAGCCGGATCGGATTTTATCCGCCGTTCGCACCATTCTTCATTTACGGCAAACCGACTTGGGACCTTGGCTGACGATCCTGCACCGCTGACGGTTCCGCCGAAGTTTCAATGGTAGCGCGCAACCAGCCGCCATCGCCAAGCGTCGCTGAATACCGGCGTAACCGCTGATCGATGCGTTCACATCCGCTCGCTCCAACTTTTTTGAGACGATTTTTTTAGTCGTGCGTTTTGTATAGGGAGATTCATACCACTACTGGAGAGAACGTGACAGCAAATCACTCGAAACGCCGCGGAAACCACAACGTCATGCTGAATTGCGCCACGGCGTTGTTGGCCGCTTTTGTCGGAGGCTCGTATAGCATCGACTCCGCACGCGCCGAAGCACTACCGCGCGCTTACCACATTCCCGCTCAATCGTTAAACAACGCGCTGATGAAATTCGCCAGCGAATCCAGACTGACAATCCTGTTTACCGCCGACCAAGTCCGCGGCCTGAACAGCGAAGCGATCGAAGGCCAAATGACGCCGCAACAGGCTTTGGAACGTCTATTGCGCGGCAGTGGCTACCGCTTCCGCTTCATCGACCAAAACACGGTGACGTTGGATAAAACCGCCGAGACACCCACCACGCCTGCCCCCGACACGTTGCCGCCGGTTTCTATAGTCGGGAAAGCGGTCTACGACGCGACGGCCCCATTCAACCCAGACTACAAGTTACCGAATGCGTCGACGGCCACCAAAACCGATACGCCAATCATGGAAACGCCGTTTTCGGTGCAAGTAGTATCCAAACAAGTGCTGCAGGATCGCCAAGCCGTGCGTCTGGAGAAAGCCCTGGAATACGTCAGCGGGGTGGTTCAAGGCGGATTCAACCAGCAGACTTCGGACGGTTTCATGGTTCGCGGCTTTCAAACCACCAATTATTATCGGGATGGCACGTTGATGCCGATCAGCTTTGCTCTGGCCTCCACCAAACGCGAAACCGCCAATCTAGAAAGCGTCGAGGTTCTTAAAGGCCCCGGCTCGCTACTTTATGGTAGAGCGGAGCCGGGCGGCGTGATTAATATCGTCACCAAACAACCGCTATCCACCCCTTATTATTCGGTACAACAACAATTTGGCTCGTATGCGTTTTATCGGACAACGGTCGATGCCACCGGCCCGCTATCCAGCGACGATAGCTTGCTTTATCGAGCAAATTTATCGTACGAGAACTCCGGATCGAATCGGGACTTTGTCAATACCGATAAAGTCTTTTTCGCACCGGTCTTAAAATGGAATATCGGTCCGAGAACCCAAGCATCGTTCGAACTCGAATACCAACACTTCAACACCATTCAAGATATTGGCATTCCGCCTATAGGCAATCGGCCCGCGCAAGTCGCCAGGAATCGGAATCTAGCCGAACCCTTCAACAGCCAATGGAACGGCGACAGTCTATTGGTGGGCGTCAATTGGTCGCACGAATTTAACGACCGCTGGAAAATCGTCAATAAATTCCTGACCCAGCGCGTCGACATCGACAACGCCTACACTAGCTTCGCGACCTTCGAGCCGGTATTGTCGGACGGCAACTTCAATCTCAAAACCATTAGTTTTCCGAAGCAACGCAACGAAAACTATTTCACCACCGTGAATCTGCTCGGCAAAATCGAACATGCCCAGCTAACGCACGACGTATTGTTCGGTTTCGACTATATGAACGTCCGTTACATGGCCAACATCAATAATTCCTCGGCATTGTGGCCCAACAATCTGTTTAACCCGGTGTATCAAACGTCGACGCCGGGATTCGATCCGGCGGCGCAGTTTACCTATTCGCAAACTCAATCCTGGTATGGCCTATATTTTCAGGACCAGATTACGTTGCCGCACGGCTGGCACTTGATGGGCGGCTTGCGTTACGACAACGCCAACTTGCGCGACAACGTCTCGGGTTTGGATTCGCCGGGCGAAGACCGCGTCAATCCTCGCGGTGGGGTTTTATGGCAACCCATGCCCTGGCTGTCTTTGTACGGCAGCTACACCGAGAATTTCGGGGTATCCAATAGCTCGTTCAATGCCGACGGCCATAATTTGCCGCCGCAAACCGCACAACAGTGGGAGACCGGCGTAAAAACCGAATTGCTCGACGGCAAATTGCGCTCCACCCTGTCCTACTTCGACCTGAAACAGCAAAACTTGCCGACGTCCATTCCCGGAAGCTTTTACTACCGCGCGTTAGGAGGCGCGGAAACCCGCGGCATCGAATTCGACAGTACCGGTGAAATCCTGCCCGGTTGGAACCTGATCGCGTCTTATACCTATATGCCGTTCGCGAAAATCACCAAGGACGTTGACAGCGACGGCAATATCGGCAATCAGGGCCACCGTTTGTTCGCGGCCCCGGAACACTTTGGCAGCGTTTGGAACACCTACGAGTTTCAACAGGGCCAATTGCAAGGTTTCAAATTAGGCGCCGGTTTGGTGGCCGTAGGCCAAAGACAGGGTAATCCCGAGAACCTCTACCAGGTGCCCGGTTACGTTACCTTGAATCTGATGACGAGCTACCAAACCCATATCGCCAGAACCAAAGTCACCGCGCAGCTAAACGCCGATAACATACTGGATAAGACCTATTTCGTCGGCACCAACAGCGCCAATCAAATCCAATTCGGTGCGCCACTCAGCCTAATGGGCTCGGTCCGCGTCGACTTTTAAAAATTCTGACGTCGTTCGGACTCGCGTTGGCGTTTAATCGGGGAGCCGAGTTGCTCCCTAAACGGCAACCGGAAACTTCAACAACCGCTGCCGCCTAGTCGTCCGGCGGCGTTCGGCGTTTTTCCGAGACTTGGACGGATATTTTAGACATGCGGCGCCGGACGCTGCTTACAACCACGGGGTCGATGCGGATCGATTTTACAGTCGGCGACAACATCCGGACTTTGAGCTATCGGACGGTGGCGCGGTAAATCATCAATGCGCAAAACGCCCCCCGCCGGAATTAAGCTCGAGCGAAATGATTTTCTGCTCGAAGCACTATCGCAACCCTAAAACACCCCCGAATATAGGCCCGCATCCGCTTTTGGCGAGGATTTTCGTAGGGGCTCCCAGCCTCTTCCGAAAACGAGCGGCATACCCGAAAAGCGGGGCAGGCTCTCCCTGACGCTCCCCTGCGGGCTGCTCACTCGATACATCCATGTATCTCGCCTCCGGGTGCTACGCATGCAAATCGGCCATCCTGCCGATTTGTCTCGCCAAAAGCTGCGATGCTCGGGGTGAAATAACGGGCCCCCTCCTCGCGAGATGAAAGGTTATTAGATGATTTTGAAAGCTAGGATTGTAATTGTGTTGTAGGATGCTGCCGACGAAAGGAGACTCATTGTTCGCGACCGATGCGCTTCACTCCGTTCAGCACATCCTACGGTCCTATTTGGCGGGTAACGCGTGATTTCCAACTGGCTGTGGAATGTGAAATTGCGCAATTTAAAGATGAAAACGGAAAAGAACATCATCGTGTTCTGAAAGATGACGAACGCATTCTTCGGGAAGCCAAAGAAATGCGAACCCCTGATAGTAATCCGTGGTATTTGATTAGTCGATTGCCCGGACTCACTGCTTTTGAAGCGGTGCTTGCCGCTGGTTGGGATATAAATTCATCTGGGAATAGCCGAACAACTCCGTTATGGGTGGCTATTTATGAAAACCGATTAGATTTGGTCAAAGCGCTCTTGTTAGCGGGTGCTTTGCCAAATGTCTATCCGGAAGAGCCGGAAAAGGGGTTTGAATACCGATCGGTGACTCCTATTGAATATGCAATCACTTCTTCTGAAGATTCCTACGACTTGGCGAAGGTCCTCATCGAAACCGTGGGTAGTAAAAACGTAAAGGCTCAAAATGGTGACAGTGCATTATCTGAAGCAATTCTTTATGAAAGACCTGACATTATCGAGCTTTTATTTAATAACGGCGCAGAAGTCGACGACCGGTCTGTACATCATTGGTTGGAAACTGCCGAAAATGATTCGGCGGAGAAGGTGCTGCAGCTTTTGCTGGCGCATGGATTGGACTTAAACAAGAGTTACAGTTTTAAATTCCCTGTTTCCGGTATCAAACGGATTAATGAAAATACGTTGTCTGTAGGCCCTAACATTACATTTGCCGAAAAGCAATTGACCCCGCTTGAGTTTGCGAGATATATGGGTAATAAGCCAGCCGAGAAATTACTTATTCAGTCTGGAGCCAGATAATAAGTCATCCCTGGATGATCGGGGATACATCTTGTGTTCACCTGATTTACCTTTGAATTTCAGAACAGTTTTCTCCTCATTCCCACGCGCCGCGTGGGAACGCAGACTAACCGCGCCGCGGTCAGGTTAAAACCAATCCCGATAAATCGGCAATAAGCCCTCCATGCCGGCATAACTGCGCGCACTGGAATAGCGCCAATGTTCCGGCAAATCGACATAACCGCGTTTGACCGGGTTGAGATGGATGTAATCCAGTTTTTGCCGTAAGACTTCGGGATTATCGATCAACTGCGGATGGCTGCCTTCTTCCCACAATTGATAGTCCCGGTCGGTTTTATGTGCTTTGCGAAACCATTTGAGTTGGGCCAATAGCCGCTCGGCTTTGATTTCGTGTAAATAGTCGATCAATTGGCGGGCGGTGTAGGATTTGAAGTGGGCGATTTGATTGGCTAGATCGTCGGCTTGTATTAGCAGATGCATGTGATTTTCCAATATCACAAAAGCATAAATTCGCCAGCCGTTCCGTAGTTGGCGATAATGCAAGGCATCCAATACGATTTGCACGGTGGCCGGCCGGGTGAACATGGGTATCCAGTTGAGCACGGTGCAGGTTATGAAGTGCGGATATTGAGACTGGAGAATACGGTAGCAGCTGCGGCCCATCAGTGTTACCTGGTCGGATTCCTTATACCTATCTTACCGCCGGCGCGGTTAATCTGCATTCCCACGCGGCGCGTGGGAACGAGAAAGGGCGAATAGCATAGGTAGGTGGGTTATTTTAACTCGCAGGATAAGTTAATCCTGAATACGCAGGAAGTCAGCGAGGTGCCGAACGTAGTTTGTGCGTCGGCGGAAGACATCGCCGACAACCATCAGCGCTTGCAGGAAACTTTGCAGGTGTATTTGTGAGCGAAGGTTTCTTCGCCGGCACCTACGGCGGCGATGCCTCGCGCTTGCCGGCGGAAGCCAAGCTGGAGTGCAAGATTTGCTGGCATGTCTACGATCCGGCCAACGGAGACGCCGTCTGGCAAGTGCCGCCCGGCACGGCCTTTGCCAATTTGCCTGAGCATTGGAGTTGCTCGCGATGGGGTGCGCCGAAGCAGGGATTTTTGCTTTTGGACGAACCCGTATAAGCCGCAGATCCGGCCGATCTCTCCGCGAGATCTTTGACTTCGACGATTTGAGCGCTCGATTCGCGCGCCGGGTCGGCTTTGGTTAAACTCAGAGGCATCCATTTCCAAACTTGGACTTGCTGCCGCGCGTTCGATGTATACAGACCTACACTGCCACTCCGTTCGGCCGGAAGCCGAGCTTAGCCTGATCAATTTCGACTTGGCCTCGCTAAACGCCAACGACGTCGACGCCGCCATCGAAGCGGCCGGGCGAAGCCGTATCAGCGCCGGACTGCATCCGTGGTACTTGGCCGAGCCTACTCTGACGCCAGCCTTCGACGCCTTGGAGCGTTTGTCGCCCTATCTGGCCGCGGTCGGCGAATGCGGTTTGGATCGATGCGCCGCTACGCCTTACGAACTACAACGGCGGACTTTCATCCGTCAGATCGAATGCGCCGAACGCTGGGAAAAACCGTTGATCGTGCATTGCGTGCGAGCTTACGGCGATTTGCTGGCGCTGCGGCAAGGGTTAAAACCCAAGCAAGTTTGGATCGTGCATGGCTTTACCGGCAAGCAGGGCTTGGCCGAGCAACTCGTCGGCGCCGGCTGCTATTTGAGTTTCGGCAAGGCCTTGCTGAACCCGCGCGCCTCGGCCAGAGACAGTTGGCGCGCGACGCCGCTGGATCGGGTGTTCCTGGAAACCGACGCGGCCGACATCTCGATTGCGACAATCCATGCCGAAGCGGCTACAATTCGCGGCCTTGATTTAACCGCGCTGCAACGCCAACTCGTTGCCAATTTCGATAGAGTGTTTCGATGACCGACTTAAGCTGGCTGTCCCGTACCGAATTGCTGATCGGCAAGCCCAAACTCGACAAGCTGCAACAATCTCACGTGTTGGTGGTCGGCATGGGCGGGGTCGGCTCCTATGCGGCGGAATTCATCTGCCGGGCCGGCGTCGGCAAAATGACCATCGTCGACGGCGACGTCGTCGAAGCCAGCAACCGCAATCGGCAACTGCCGGCACTGGCGACCACCCACGGCCAGCCCAAGGCCGACGTGATGGGCGCCCGGCTGCTGGCGATCAATCCCGACCTCGATCTGACCATTAAATACGAATTCATCACGCCGGATACCGCCGCCACGCTGCTGGACGAATGCCACTACGACTACATCGTCGACGCGATCGACAGTTTGACGCCGAAAATCCATCTGATCCGGGCAGCCAAGGCGCGCAAGCTGAAAATCGTCTGTTCGATGGGCGCCGGCGGCAAACTCGATCCTACCCACTTGAAAGTCGTCGACATATCCAAGACGTACAACTGCCCGTTCGCCCAGTTCATTCGAATACGCTTGCGCAAACACGGCATTCATCGCGGCGTGAAAGTGGTGTTTTCGCCGGAAGTGGTGAACAAGGATTCGTTGATGTTCACCGACGGCAGCAATTACAAGAAATCGGCCTACGGCACGATTTCCTATCTGCCGGCGGCTTTCGGCGGGGTTTGCGCGTCGGTGGTGATCCGCAATTTGATCCACGACCCGGCCCATCACTGACGCGAACCAACCGGAGCCACCATGTCAAAATCCACACCCAGTAATGGCCCGAGCCAGATCAATCTGGTAAACAGCAAACGGCTGCAAGCCTTGCGCTCGGGATCGCCGGCCGCGGAATCCGGTCCATCGAACCGGAACGGCTCAACTCCGCCGCTTGCTGGCCCGGATGCCGCTAGCGCGCGCTTGCAACTGGAAGTCCGCCGCTGTCTGGCCGAGATCCTGCGACAACTGCCGCCCGGCAAGCAGCGTAGCCTGTTCAAAATCCGTTACGGTGTCTATCCCGAGCAGCTGGAAAGTCTAGCACCCAACGAAGCGGCGCGGATTTTGGGCTTGCCCGTCGGCCAACGACGTTAACCCCACATCCCGGTTAGCCCGCCGCGTCATCATCCGGTTGTTCGCGGCGCGCGAACTCGGCACGGCGGGCACGGCCCTCCGGACTATCATCGCGCCGGGACTGAAACTCGTCCATTAACGTCGATCCGCACACGCAATTTCTGAACACCGCGACGACCGCCCGGTCGTCGTCGT harbors:
- a CDS encoding TatD family hydrolase yields the protein MYTDLHCHSVRPEAELSLINFDLASLNANDVDAAIEAAGRSRISAGLHPWYLAEPTLTPAFDALERLSPYLAAVGECGLDRCAATPYELQRRTFIRQIECAERWEKPLIVHCVRAYGDLLALRQGLKPKQVWIVHGFTGKQGLAEQLVGAGCYLSFGKALLNPRASARDSWRATPLDRVFLETDAADISIATIHAEAATIRGLDLTALQRQLVANFDRVFR
- a CDS encoding rubredoxin, which produces MSEGFFAGTYGGDASRLPAEAKLECKICWHVYDPANGDAVWQVPPGTAFANLPEHWSCSRWGAPKQGFLLLDEPV
- a CDS encoding RNA polymerase sigma factor, with product MSQSASLPLLWTEAFALELQTFFTNRLKCPEAAADLTHETYLRLHQSMTRAPADNARALAFRIAVNLAIDYQRRLNVRNQHLADSDSDTYADTVADPAGNEPSKILISRERYAALQAALAELPADCRTAFLLNRVEDLSYLEIAQRMGISRSKVGRLLEQALAHCTRKLEP
- a CDS encoding TonB-dependent receptor, whose translation is MTANHSKRRGNHNVMLNCATALLAAFVGGSYSIDSARAEALPRAYHIPAQSLNNALMKFASESRLTILFTADQVRGLNSEAIEGQMTPQQALERLLRGSGYRFRFIDQNTVTLDKTAETPTTPAPDTLPPVSIVGKAVYDATAPFNPDYKLPNASTATKTDTPIMETPFSVQVVSKQVLQDRQAVRLEKALEYVSGVVQGGFNQQTSDGFMVRGFQTTNYYRDGTLMPISFALASTKRETANLESVEVLKGPGSLLYGRAEPGGVINIVTKQPLSTPYYSVQQQFGSYAFYRTTVDATGPLSSDDSLLYRANLSYENSGSNRDFVNTDKVFFAPVLKWNIGPRTQASFELEYQHFNTIQDIGIPPIGNRPAQVARNRNLAEPFNSQWNGDSLLVGVNWSHEFNDRWKIVNKFLTQRVDIDNAYTSFATFEPVLSDGNFNLKTISFPKQRNENYFTTVNLLGKIEHAQLTHDVLFGFDYMNVRYMANINNSSALWPNNLFNPVYQTSTPGFDPAAQFTYSQTQSWYGLYFQDQITLPHGWHLMGGLRYDNANLRDNVSGLDSPGEDRVNPRGGVLWQPMPWLSLYGSYTENFGVSNSSFNADGHNLPPQTAQQWETGVKTELLDGKLRSTLSYFDLKQQNLPTSIPGSFYYRALGGAETRGIEFDSTGEILPGWNLIASYTYMPFAKITKDVDSDGNIGNQGHRLFAAPEHFGSVWNTYEFQQGQLQGFKLGAGLVAVGQRQGNPENLYQVPGYVTLNLMTSYQTHIARTKVTAQLNADNILDKTYFVGTNSANQIQFGAPLSLMGSVRVDF
- a CDS encoding FecR domain-containing protein; this encodes MTTVPQAAPGPDSDGLTAAKQQAVHWLIRLNAGDLSEQETQAFADWLSQDYRHSEALAAVEQVFQDMTTVATLETRAAPALSIPRDAPGAELVAFGRHRLGGWSNTIFAEKRLAIAAALLLAVSAVSPLGSRWLDSCRSDYRTATGEQREIELVDGSRLLMNTDTAVSVDADATVRRLKLYRGQARFWVAADRNRPFEVQAGDLTVRALGTIFEVYVSQSGETRILVQEHAVAVSAGASDRREVGEGQQLDYRPGQALAAAEPADLDQATAWQQGQLTINDRPLAELIADLERYRSGRILLAGADLAKLRVTGVFPLSEPDRILSAVRTILHLRQTDLGPWLTILHR
- a CDS encoding transposase, translating into MGRSCYRILQSQYPHFITCTVLNWIPMFTRPATVQIVLDALHYRQLRNGWRIYAFVILENHMHLLIQADDLANQIAHFKSYTARQLIDYLHEIKAERLLAQLKWFRKAHKTDRDYQLWEEGSHPQLIDNPEVLRQKLDYIHLNPVKRGYVDLPEHWRYSSARSYAGMEGLLPIYRDWF
- a CDS encoding ankyrin repeat domain-containing protein — its product is MRFTPFSTSYGPIWRVTRDFQLAVECEIAQFKDENGKEHHRVLKDDERILREAKEMRTPDSNPWYLISRLPGLTAFEAVLAAGWDINSSGNSRTTPLWVAIYENRLDLVKALLLAGALPNVYPEEPEKGFEYRSVTPIEYAITSSEDSYDLAKVLIETVGSKNVKAQNGDSALSEAILYERPDIIELLFNNGAEVDDRSVHHWLETAENDSAEKVLQLLLAHGLDLNKSYSFKFPVSGIKRINENTLSVGPNITFAEKQLTPLEFARYMGNKPAEKLLIQSGAR
- a CDS encoding hydrogenase expression/formation C-terminal domain-containing protein codes for the protein MGYFNSQDKLILNTQEVSEVPNVVCASAEDIADNHQRLQETLQVYL
- a CDS encoding tRNA threonylcarbamoyladenosine dehydratase, with the protein product MTDLSWLSRTELLIGKPKLDKLQQSHVLVVGMGGVGSYAAEFICRAGVGKMTIVDGDVVEASNRNRQLPALATTHGQPKADVMGARLLAINPDLDLTIKYEFITPDTAATLLDECHYDYIVDAIDSLTPKIHLIRAAKARKLKIVCSMGAGGKLDPTHLKVVDISKTYNCPFAQFIRIRLRKHGIHRGVKVVFSPEVVNKDSLMFTDGSNYKKSAYGTISYLPAAFGGVCASVVIRNLIHDPAHH